The Drosophila sulfurigaster albostrigata strain 15112-1811.04 chromosome 3, ASM2355843v2, whole genome shotgun sequence genomic sequence CGATAAAATATCTGATATACTGATGGCCGATCAGGGAACTTAaagattattatatatatgtagaatatatatattagttaGTATGTCAGCATGTCTTTAAGAGATGCTTGCTTATGAGCTAAGGCTATGGCTAGTGCTTATAGTGTATTCAATCTGATCTCTCCGGACTGGACATGGCATCGCCCCCATACGTCCCCTGCTTCGAGACATAGCTGCAAGGCGCCGCTACCGACTCCTCGCGTCTCCGCTTCTGATCCCGCTGACTACCGATGCGTTTGTTCCGCTTCATGTTGGTGAAACGGACATAAATCTTGCCACGTCGCTCGGTGCGATAGAAGCACAACTGCTCCTTGGGGAACAGCTGGAGAATCTCGCGTTCCAGCAGATGACTTCGCTGCAGCGTCAAATGCAATCGATTGTCCTCGTAGTAACTGCAGATGAGCTGTATGAGAAGCAATCGCTGCACTGCATCCAACTGCTCATTGTGTCCCAAACGCTCCAACAGAGCATGCGCCTTCACTGGCGACGCTTGCAATATGGCCAACACTGTGACGCCGCTCTCCACGCTGCACTCCATCTCCGGCAGCTCTGGCTTGATCAGATCCGACGTCACCAGCTCGGTGTGCACCAGTTCCGTGTGATCGCCGAGTGGGAGTGGCACATTGAAGGCGGATCCGTCAGGCTCCTCGTTGAGCGAGACAAATGGCTCCGAGGGTAGTTGCTTGCTTTGATCATCCAGCAGATCGGTCTTGGAATGCGACTctgtcatcgtcatcggcgCACTTATGTTGCACTGGCAGCCATTGCAGTGGGTCACAGTCTTGTTGCCACCTCCCCCGCCAATGccgcagctgttgttgctgctgctgcagtgcgTCTCTGCATCCACAGGCGCATCCTGGAGCGGCATATTGATCCATCGACGCCATCGCTCGAGATGATGTTCGAAGCGTATTCTGGTGCCGTAGCGAAAGTTGCGCAGCAGCTCATTTAGATGATGTCGCTTCAGCATCTGCAGCTCCTGCACGTTGATGGCTTCCTCTGCAAAAGTTACATCAATTGTACATCAGTTAAAATACATCAgttattatacaaatacatcaataaaatcaaaagtgtAATCACATTAGgttaaaaatgttgtataaaaacattttcatcgCATTTGGtgttcaaataaataagttacaTTAGTTGTACATCATTAAAGTTACATCAATGATAATACAGGTGAAATCAAAATTGGGTTTACATACATCAGCAAATGAATAAAGTACTCAATTGGatacaaatcaatttgaaactGAACTAAAACAGttgaattaaagtttaaatcaAGTTTCATTAGTTGTTcatcatttaaaatacatcaaaGATAATAAAGATACaatatgcataattaaaagtgaatttacatcattaaaaataaaaacattatttaaaatacataaatttaaaaacataaatacaagaattgaatcaaaataaaaaagatatatCGATTGAACATCATGCAAACATcgctcattcattcattcattcgatCATACATCAAATTGTGTTTGTTTACCTTGCAAATGCGGCAACAGTTCGCTGACATTCCAAGATTTGAGCAGCTGAGAGAGCTCATCAAATTCGCCATTCTTCCCCATGTTCATCATATTGTCCCCCTGCATCATCTTTGTCTaggtatatgtatgtgtgtgtgtgcttgcgtgtgtgtgtgtgtgtgtgtacgtttCATACGCTCGACAACCGGGCGTACATCCTTTCGTCACGAACGAAACAGCGGCACTGAATTTTGCAACAGGCGCGAAGCGCGTACATACCCTCCGCCTAGCCTCTACAATACCTGGTTGTTGTgcatggcacacacacacagacacacatacacgcatgCACACAATCAAAAAGCAAActtgtgtgcgtgcgtgttcgtcgtcgtcgtcgtttgtttgttgtatacACTGCTGCTGTACATACACGTACATAGTACAGTCATGCCATCGTTTCATCGTTTCGTTATTTCGTTGTTTCGTCgtttcgttgttgcttttactgcTGTGGTCTTCGTTGTTCGCTGTTCGCGTTTTCGTCgtcatcgcatcgcatcgtcatcgtcgacgtcgtcgtcgttgtagtCTTCATCGCTTTCATGCctccgtcgtcgtcgttgtatgtatgcatgtcaGTAGCGTAGTGAAGAGGGTTGCGTTGTTAGGTTTGCAATGAAAACCTGTTTGATGTAACTTATTACCAACTTACTTTAAACTCTAATAAACATTAGTGgaagaaaatttattattattaaattaaattaattaaggaTTAATGTAggttttttctatatttattaagtaacAAAATTACTTTCaatcaatacaaaataatttacaattatgtCCATCAATTTTAGTATATGCTTAAGAAACATGCTTAATAAACATTAGTGGAAAAAAGATAACTAAATTagtcaataaaaatgcaattttaatgtgggtttttatttatatttattaagtacattaattatttctaagaaatacaaaataatttttaaatacgtACATAGTTTTTAACATTGGCTTATTGTCTTGTAtctttacaatttgtattttactaACAAATAATtgacataaatataaaataacacaaCTTAACTAAATTTAAACTATGCAGCtctaatttttgtattacttgtttttactttgaaacaatttaaattattttcaaacaagtaaatacaaataatttccaattacgtacaaaattttgttgtaattgcttATTATGAGGGAAAGTTGTGTTTAAATGTGACAAAGAAATAATTCACATAcggaataaaatcaaatatgtaattaacaaagttaaatcagatttaaaatataaaggccctatttaaataattttatattttcatcaCACAAGTAAACCAGTTTGATGATAACTACTGAAACAGCTTAAAAATGAACTTAAGGAAAACAATGTCATAACGTTAAATTATTAGAATTTGAGGTGGAAAAGGTACTTATttacgtatatacatacatacatatgtacatatgtattccAAAAGTAAACCCCATGTTTTACTATTTGCTTTGATATCTTGTAAATGAAGCTAATTCAGGTTCAATTcattacaataaaatgtaaacataagtacaataaattatagttatattCGTCAACTCTTTAGGgaatagatttatttaaaatgtgtgtatattgGACACCTTTCTTAAATCcctttgaatattaatttctgTCTACGCCTCTGTTTACACGTATGTaagtttatttacataataCTTACACATGTGGTATGCataatgcatacatatacgaaccgtatacatacatgtatgtatatgtatcttCGTATGTATGCCTACACAATCGTTGTTGTTATGTAAATACGAATGCACgtacatacaaatgtacatacatacatacatacattcggTCGTAGTCGCATGTTTGTTGATAAAAGCTGTTTAAATATTCGCACTTTGCATTtgaaacgcaaaaaaaaaaaaaatggaaatcgaATTGAGTGTTGTGGCCACAACGAGAGGGCAGACGTTGaatgttgcacgttgcacgttgcatgttgcatgttgatCGTATTGCGTTTTACAAACGAATCGATGGACACAGCAGCGATATTGCTAGtgcttacatacatacatatgtatgtatgtatgtttgtatgtacatttgtatgtgcatatgtatccatgtatgcatatatgtatgtatgtatgtaagtaggtatgtatgtaagtatgtaagTAGGTTTGTTTGTAAGTATGtaagtatttatgtatgtaggtatgtatgtacgaaactatgtacatatgtacatacatacatctcTTTTACTAACGCAGACAACGACCACCTTCCAGCTGACTAGAATGCGTGTATGTGCCACGCCTCTTGACCGCTGCCCCTTATTGTCTAATGCACTCGACAGCAGCTGTGCAGCTGCGTCTGCCCCCcaactcgctctctctctctctctctctatccctCTTCCCCTCTCACGTTGTCTTTGGTGCTCTGCTTCGGGTTTCCTCAACTCAAAATTCAACTTGAAGACGCTGCTCATGGAGCTGAAGACGCTGTCAAAGAGGGAGCTGCAGACGAaggcgaagacgaagacgacaaCGAAGTTGGAGTAGGAGTCagagtcgcagtcgcattcgttgttgttgtagttgttgttgctgtaaagTAGCCAACGCTACGCAGGTTCAACGAACTTCTTTTGTAAATGTTTTCCATTCTTCTTCAGCTCCTCCTTCTCCCTTCTTCTACcatcaaaacacacacatctcGAACTCAtcgtcttttattttttgtattttttgtttacttggCCCGCTTTACTGTCGtcgtcttctttttttgggctACGACTTTCCGGAATTGCTTCACCCatgttttttacattttttttttattttgggggTTCACTTCGCTTATGACAAAACCGCATCCAACGTTCAGTTAAAATGCCTTCATTATCTCACGCCAAAGTGCAGTACGGTAAGAGAATTCGGTGCCTCAGGGGGGAATTCCCCTACTAAATacacagaagaaaaaaaagctattgaattttaaatgcctttctttaaattttgtagttttataaataaggtattatttaaaaatcattataaGAATATAATGTTATTAGCAAATAGACGAAACATTATTATCAACattactaaaaaatatacacaaatattaaaatttattattttatttattttttataattacaatactTTATTACAAGAAATTCacaagaaatttgaaaaagaacAGAATTTCaacttaaacattttaatttttagtaagATTCTATAGCAGGGTTCGATAAAATGAACTTGTATTGCATAGTTATTTCTGcttataataacaataattattctcatatattttttttttttaatttcttacaAATTATCTCTAAGCCGaattttctctcagtgtagcTACTTACTAAAGCCAAATGGAAATTCTAAAATACGGATACGGATGTGCCGCTGTGTTCCCTTGCCGACTTCCCCGTCTTGTGCTCCTTCCGTCTCAATTTTCTTGTTACCTGATGTAagaaacctttttttttttattttcctttcgCGCTAATGAGTTCTGCATTTTGGAAATCTTCACGAGTTTTCCCCTTGATTATTGAGTGCCTGTATCTGTAATCatgttttttctcttcttaGTTTCGGTCTCGGCACTGTCTTTGGTTTCCAATTAagtgcaaattgtttgcccTCCGAACGAATGCCTTTTGACTGGGAAACTTaaaaagccaaagcagctacAGATACCAATTATAATGCGTAGATAACGGCGTCAAGTATTCATTAGAAAGATGAGTAAAATATTCATTAGTCGGGTATTCATTTCATTGAAagtaattataaagaaaatttctATGAATACTTTTCTACGTATTTGTAAAcagttattattaatttatatgaagTTTACTTAAGTATTCAATTCCTCAAATTGAATGATGTCAGCTTTTCTGATCAGTCGATTGTTCAACGTCCACTTTGTTAATCTCTTAAGTtgattctattctatttttgcGACTCACGTGCCACACAGCTGCAGATCTCACCCACTTTTGCCCcacatacaatatacatatatcttcaCATATCTGTCTGAATATAGCCTGAGTAGAGCAGACTGCATGGCGTTGGGGACTCACGCGAAATGATCGAGTGACTATATCGGCGTCTAATGAAATCGATGTGTCACTAAACCAATTGCGCAATCGTATTTGAAAGGGATTACTCGAGCGCCTATAAAAATCGATTATGTGCTGAAAGTAAAAACAAAGGGTTCAAAGACCTcaactaaaataatttattacgTATGCAATTCTGatacgaaaataaaataaaattattaatcatTTCATAATAAGGGGAAAATTATATCAGagaaataacatttaaaacaagaaaatgataaaattgttttaatttttcttgaaaaaaattaattttaaattatatcactttataaacttaaaagatactattttatagaatatcagagaaataacatttaaaccaagaaaatgataaaattgttttactttttcttgaaaaaaattaattttaaattatatcaCTTTATAAACTTAAAAGATACTATTTTATAGAATagctaaactaaaaaataaattgccttctaaaataataaaattccaTTTTGAATTATCCTCAATTCTAAAGTAcataattttccaaaattaaaatattatatttcaaatgaacttaaatttgaaaattttccattaagatatacaaatttttatccAATCATTTAAGACTTCAAAGTTCTCATTATAGTTTTGAAAACCGCAACAATTTAAGTACTttaaaaatttacttattgATAGAGAATTCGACCCAAAGATATTGCCTTAACGAGCCTCCATTGTGTGCACTTCAATTGAATGGAATTATGCGATCCACTTAGCTCGAAGGTCTCAACTGATTCCGCATAGAATTGGTCATGATAGTATCAAGTATCAATCTTGGCTATTTCCCCCAACTCCGCCCCGCTTAATGCTAACAATGCAAACTGGTTCTGAGCTACATACGAATGTCTATCGTACTTTCTTTCCACCCTGGggaaataaacacacacagggtctacacatatgtatgtaattgtGATTGCATTCCGGAAAAGAAGTCCATAGCGATAAGACGCAGTATTTATATGAGCGAAATGTTGTCAAATTCTAATGAAAATTCCTTCAGGTAGACTGAGGAAAACAAAGAAgttgcatacatacaaaaagcgaagaaagaaaaaattgtGACACGGGGCAAATGTGGAAAACATGCGCAGTAAATACGACAAAAAGCGAGGGGTGCCGCTATCACCCAACGAGGGTTGCACAACCCAACGATGCGGTGAGGGGTGGGGCAGCCTGCAAGGAAAGACAAGAACaagaaagaacaaaaaaacagtCGCGAACTTGCATTGCGTTGCATACGAGAAATCGGCACAGTGGGTCGACGCttggcaacaacagccaacgAACCAAATTCCGCGCAATTGATAAGGGCTGCGTTCCTAATCAAATACATTGCGGAAATAGGCAGATTCATACAGTcgtatgtatgagtgtgtgtgtgtgtgtgtaaaggaAACAACATTGTGTTGGGCCCCTTGAGTTTAGCTACAATTTCGAAAGACCCAATCTGCGCAGCTTTCTGTTTGCTTTTCCGACGCAgctgctgtcaaaaaaaaattatgcgCAGTTTTCGAGCAAAGAAGCAACGcaattttttgtgattttttggGGTCTCTTCCTTCCAGCGGCACTTTTTCCATTGTATTGGAAACGGCTTAGATTCGTCacaagttgaagctgaagctgataGTGCTTGGGCTGCGGCTTAGTATCGTTTGGCTGCAGACATTTTGGGACGCTTTTGGAGCTTAAAAGCTGCGcgacaacaaagacaacagcaacaacaccagcgacagcgacgcaaacgacgcgacgcgacgtcGGCGACGACGACACGAACTATTCTTTggagctgttgttgtctctcaTTGACCTACACTGGCTTCCCCTACAGCGCATACACATAAAAGCAGTGTACATggatatgtacatacacacaactgCACAGATATGTgcgcgtgtgtgagtgtgtgtgcgtgtgtatatgGAACGCATTTTTCGGTTGGAACTGGATGGTTGCTTGctggtttgctttgcttggctTGGTTTGGTCGAgcgaggcaaaggcaaaggctgCGCAGCCATTCGCCAATGATTATTCGCTGGCATTAAACGCGCATATTTCTACACAGCTGCAACCGGACGGTGGAAAGTTAACAACTCTTAATGATTTTTCCACCAAAACGTAACGAAgtgataacaaaaaataaataaatacaacgtTTATGCGAAACTCTTAAAAATTGTGATAAGCAAATTGCGTGGACTGTTTGGTTTATTGTTATCACGATGAGGAAGCTTCACATAAACTGACGGAAATTGATAGAAACCCCTTTGAAACTGTGTAAGTATGTGTGAGGAATTTCAATAAGCATTTCATTGGGGTAAGCTCAGTTTAGCGTTCTCTCGCActatcatcaccatcatcatcatcattgtgtGGCAACTATGTAAATCAATTGGAATTTGAACCTAAAGCGAGTTCTCAGTGCTCGGTGTTCAGTTCTCAGTTCAGCTCCATTGCCAGCCCCGTCTAATTAGTCACTCGTGCACATTTCAAGGTTTTCCAGTTGTTAAATAACTATACTCTTTGTTATATACTAGTTCTATATATATAACCAACTTATACACTGTATTTTCAGTGtggaattggaatttaaaGTTCAAAAGCGCAATGTGCAAAGCTGAGCTCAGTCAAGCTACAAAGTCATTTCCAACTTCCCAATCTActcacatactcacacacacacacaaacactgcGCATATCTATTGAGCTCAGAACTAGAGAAGCTCAATTAAAACGAACGGACGTGCACAAAAAcatgttttcagttttattattatgatgcccattgttatcgttgttgttgctacgaTGATGACAGTTATCTTTGGGGAAAACTCAAATGGGAAGCTCTCTGAAGCGAttgacacgcacacacacaactacatATAGAATAAACTGCTCGTATCGGATGAAATTGATTGTTTCTCTATGCGCTGacagctgatgctgatgccaCAACCTGAATTAACTCACAGAGTCAAGGTAGAAactttctaaaaaaaaaaaataaccacAGATTTAACTAGGAATAGCTACGAAACAGGAAATAAAACGTCAGTGGAATTTAATTAGAATCAGTTTTTAAAAGATcgtattttctaatttatggcaaataggtcaataattaaaagccaATCTCTTATTATTTCACCTTAATTTCAACTCAATTTTTCTCGTGTAAGCGCAATTAGATTATCGCTGTTCTTTTACTCACGATACCGAAATTCCAATCAGAAATGTATTGCGAAAGCTCACAGTCAAACGGTTCATTAAAGGGGAAGCtttcaaaacataaacaaattgcagaCATTGGTTGGGAGATTATCGCTGAAAGATTTGGTGGATACCACAAATGCGATCGTCGTGCTTGGGGCGCATTAACTTTTGgcccaaaaaccgaaaaaagagatttcttttcgtttgtggttaaacataaacaaagaAGATGAggaaaactaaatgaaatcaCATGCAACACGTTTTGCTCGTAAAGGCGGCAAAAGACGAAAGAAGGCCACACAACAGAGTGTGTAAGAAGGGAATAGCAAGAACGGGGGAAGAGGAAGGGGTGCAGTGCAGTCAAAAGAACAGCTGAAGAAATGCTTTGGtcagctttctttctttttacgAGTGCGTGTCTTTTAATTTCCagcataaaacataaaacgcagtaaaaccagcaacaacaacaacaacaacaacatcagcagcaaccatAAACGCAGAAGCAGCTacaagaagtagaagaagaagcaaccGCATTTGTGGCGTCATcgccaaaaatttgtttcgCTTCTGGAactggtttgttttttttttctctcttcatGTTTAGGCATGTTGATGTCGTCATCATATTAAGAGactcaaaagcaaaagagcaaTGAGCGATAGgcatgcaaacacacatacacatacaaacaagAACAATGAAATTAGTCATTTGATGCAATTTCCGCCCACTTAACGTTGCCAGGGCAAcaaaactgcagctgcactttGTCGCTGTGGCTTTCGTTTCGCATGGCAagtgcaaaagcaacaacaaatcgcACTCTTCAAACTTAACACACATGCAGGCCCTGTGTACCAAGTGGTGTAAAggggacaacaacaagaagtagGCAGGCAACataaagtaacaaaaaaaaccgcGCGCATTTGCACCAATAACCCAGTTTCTCAGTTTCTAGTTTGCACTCACAAAAGTTacaatgcgtgtgtgtgtgtgtgtgtaaacatGTGGTGGGCACAAGAAGTctagaagaagcagcaaattGCACTACACAGCGAACGAAAAAAGCAaagc encodes the following:
- the LOC133843476 gene encoding uncharacterized protein LOC133843476, which gives rise to MMQGDNMMNMGKNGEFDELSQLLKSWNVSELLPHLQEEAINVQELQMLKRHHLNELLRNFRYGTRIRFEHHLERWRRWINMPLQDAPVDAETHCSSSNNSCGIGGGGGNKTVTHCNGCQCNISAPMTMTESHSKTDLLDDQSKQLPSEPFVSLNEEPDGSAFNVPLPLGDHTELVHTELVTSDLIKPELPEMECSVESGVTVLAILQASPVKAHALLERLGHNEQLDAVQRLLLIQLICSYYEDNRLHLTLQRSHLLEREILQLFPKEQLCFYRTERRGKIYVRFTNMKRNKRIGSQRDQKRRREESVAAPCSYVSKQGTYGGDAMSSPERSD